A single Deinococcus carri DNA region contains:
- a CDS encoding VgrG-related protein, producing MSGPSVNLRSAVPHFYVRINGDLATEAMQNIHDITIESSLHMPDVATLTLRDLTPLVAGQAAYRFTDDQKGTFVNGNPLTITIQVEEHRELNVFDGEIVEVETQLLQHGQRLVVRAFDRLHRLSRGTHTRTFQNVTDMDVVKKIAAELGLKAKVGPASFVHDYVLQSNQTNLDFLRERALKLGYLLFVDGTTLCCLPMESMGHAGDLDWGVNLLEFNPRVSSLGQASGTTLRSWDPQRKRAVVSAAGKGKGEPEVAAAGEEDLAAPYTLTGHVVRQEKLAELYAGGSADQRRQGLVEATGVAGGYPKMTAGMTVNLGGVSDRYAGEYTLSSVTHHFRTGDQQTSSGYTTEFTVSGGRAPDIAQTLAGGHKPKAQYGLVIGIVTNNEDPRNQGRVKVKFPWLSDKDESDWARIAAPGSGPGRGMQWIPEVDDEVLVGFELGDMHHPYVIGGLWNGVDAPPEPSRRVVKGGKTIRRVHYSRKGHKIVLDDSDDQPHILVEDMNGNIIRIDSKTNKLTIQMKGDVSIEAGGRMDLKARSGISIDGGAGAVDVRGSTIKLN from the coding sequence GTGAGCGGCCCGTCGGTCAACCTGCGCAGCGCGGTGCCGCACTTCTACGTGCGGATCAACGGCGACCTCGCCACCGAGGCGATGCAGAACATCCACGACATCACCATCGAGAGCAGCCTGCACATGCCCGACGTGGCGACCCTGACGCTGCGCGACCTCACGCCGCTGGTGGCGGGGCAGGCGGCCTACCGCTTCACCGACGACCAGAAGGGCACCTTCGTCAACGGCAATCCGCTGACGATCACCATCCAGGTCGAGGAACACCGGGAACTCAACGTTTTCGACGGCGAGATCGTGGAGGTCGAGACGCAGCTTCTCCAGCACGGGCAGCGGCTGGTGGTGCGCGCCTTCGACCGGCTGCACCGGCTCTCGCGCGGCACCCACACCCGGACCTTCCAGAACGTCACCGACATGGACGTGGTCAAGAAGATCGCCGCCGAACTCGGCCTCAAGGCCAAGGTCGGCCCGGCCAGCTTCGTCCACGACTACGTGCTCCAGAGCAACCAGACCAACCTGGACTTCCTGCGCGAGCGCGCGCTGAAGCTGGGCTACCTGCTGTTCGTGGACGGCACCACCCTCTGCTGCCTGCCGATGGAGAGCATGGGGCACGCGGGGGACCTGGACTGGGGCGTGAATCTGCTGGAATTCAACCCCCGCGTGAGCAGCCTGGGGCAAGCCAGCGGCACCACCCTGCGCAGCTGGGACCCGCAGCGCAAGCGGGCCGTGGTGAGCGCGGCGGGCAAGGGCAAGGGCGAACCCGAGGTGGCCGCCGCGGGCGAGGAGGACCTCGCCGCCCCCTACACCCTGACGGGGCACGTGGTGCGCCAGGAGAAACTGGCCGAACTGTACGCCGGGGGCAGCGCCGACCAGCGGCGGCAGGGCCTGGTCGAGGCGACGGGCGTGGCGGGCGGCTACCCCAAGATGACCGCTGGCATGACCGTCAACCTGGGGGGCGTCAGCGACCGCTACGCGGGCGAGTACACGCTCTCCAGCGTCACGCACCACTTCCGCACCGGCGACCAGCAGACCAGCAGCGGCTACACCACCGAATTCACCGTCAGCGGGGGCCGCGCGCCGGACATCGCCCAGACGCTGGCGGGGGGACACAAACCCAAGGCGCAGTACGGCCTTGTCATCGGCATCGTCACCAACAACGAGGACCCCAGGAACCAGGGCCGCGTAAAGGTCAAGTTCCCCTGGCTCTCCGACAAGGACGAGAGCGACTGGGCGCGGATTGCTGCGCCGGGCAGCGGCCCGGGGCGCGGGATGCAGTGGATCCCCGAGGTCGACGACGAGGTGCTGGTCGGCTTCGAACTCGGGGACATGCACCACCCCTACGTTATCGGTGGGCTGTGGAACGGGGTGGACGCGCCGCCCGAACCCTCGCGCCGGGTGGTGAAGGGCGGCAAGACCATCCGCCGCGTGCATTACTCGCGCAAGGGCCATAAGATCGTTCTCGACGACTCCGACGACCAGCCGCACATCCTGGTCGAGGACATGAACGGCAATATCATCCGGATCGACAGCAAGACCAACAAGCTGACCATCCAGATGAAGGGCGACGTGAGCATCGAGGCGGGGGGCCGCATGGACCTCAAAGCGCGCAGCGGCATCAGCATCGACGGCGGTGCGGGGGCCGTGGATGTCAGGGGCAGCACCATCAAGCTGAACTGA
- a CDS encoding MFS transporter, producing MVNPAASSAAPRAFLPVIALVGCGAFLNVYTTQALLPRLSQEFAASSVVTAVTVSATTLAMALCAPLVGLLADALGRKRLMVGALLLLVLPCLLMARADSLSHLILWRFVQGMLIPGVMVVTTAYVTEELPPARVPAALAVYITGTVVGGFGGRFLSGLIAGVAGWREAFHVIAAANLLIALVAWVLLPRARNFVPQPAGQALPTLRGHLRNPALLAACAVGSALLFALVAAFTYVNYHLAAAPYRLTSASLGSVFAVYLLGVVVTPPSGRLVARLGHRRVLLGALALSALGFALTLAAPLPLIILGLAAGSSGIFVAQATTTSYVAASVTHGRSLASGLYNLAYYAGGALGGVLVGVAYTSHGWPGVIGSVGAALLLAALTATLAWPRPPAGGKISTGPEC from the coding sequence GTGGTGAACCCCGCAGCCTCCTCTGCCGCCCCGCGCGCGTTTCTGCCGGTCATTGCGCTGGTGGGCTGCGGCGCTTTCCTGAACGTCTACACCACGCAGGCCCTGCTGCCCAGGCTCTCGCAGGAGTTCGCGGCGTCCAGCGTCGTCACGGCGGTCACGGTCAGCGCCACCACCCTCGCCATGGCCCTGTGTGCCCCGCTGGTGGGGCTGCTGGCCGACGCCCTGGGCCGCAAGCGCCTGATGGTGGGTGCCCTGCTGCTCCTCGTCCTGCCCTGCCTGCTGATGGCGCGGGCCGACTCGCTGTCCCACCTGATTCTCTGGCGGTTCGTGCAGGGGATGCTGATTCCCGGCGTGATGGTGGTCACGACCGCCTACGTCACGGAGGAACTTCCCCCCGCGCGGGTTCCGGCGGCGCTCGCCGTATACATCACGGGGACGGTGGTGGGCGGCTTCGGCGGGCGCTTCCTGAGCGGCCTCATCGCCGGGGTGGCGGGCTGGCGCGAGGCATTTCACGTGATTGCCGCGGCGAATCTCCTGATCGCGCTGGTGGCCTGGGTGCTGCTCCCGCGGGCCAGGAACTTCGTGCCCCAGCCCGCCGGACAGGCCCTGCCCACCCTGCGCGGCCACCTGCGCAACCCGGCCCTGCTCGCCGCCTGCGCGGTGGGGTCGGCGCTGCTGTTTGCCCTGGTGGCCGCCTTCACCTACGTGAACTACCACCTGGCGGCCGCGCCCTACCGCCTCACCTCCGCGTCGCTGGGGTCCGTGTTCGCTGTGTACCTGCTGGGCGTGGTCGTGACCCCGCCCTCCGGCCGCCTGGTGGCGCGCCTCGGGCACCGCCGGGTGCTGCTGGGCGCGCTCGCGCTGTCGGCGCTGGGCTTCGCGCTCACGCTGGCGGCCCCGCTGCCGCTGATCATCCTGGGGCTGGCGGCCGGCTCCAGCGGCATCTTCGTCGCGCAGGCCACCACCACCAGCTACGTCGCGGCGAGTGTCACCCACGGGCGCTCGCTCGCGTCCGGCCTGTATAACCTCGCGTACTACGCGGGCGGTGCCCTCGGCGGCGTCCTGGTGGGCGTGGCCTACACCTCGCACGGGTGGCCGGGCGTCATCGGCTCGGTGGGGGCAGCGCTCCTGCTGGCCGCCCTGACCGCCACCCTCGCCTGGCCGCGACCCCCGGCGGGAGGAAAGATAAGCACCGGACCTGAGTGCTGA
- a CDS encoding DedA family protein, with the protein MSDGSSLSHLLLSASYLGIFAIIFAETGLLLGFFLPGDSLLITAGVLARQGSLHLPGVMLAVVLGAIIGDSTGYLLGRRYGPGVFSRQDSRFFRPEYVTRTQGFFGRYGGLALMLARFVPVVRTVAPTMAGVGGLPYLRFLTFSVLGALLWGVSVPLLGYWLGSLIPHLDRYILLVVGAVVLLSLIPVGLQLYRATRRSV; encoded by the coding sequence ATGTCCGACGGTTCCAGCCTCTCCCACCTGCTGCTCAGCGCGTCCTATCTCGGCATTTTCGCCATCATCTTTGCCGAAACGGGGCTGCTGCTGGGCTTCTTTCTGCCGGGTGACAGCCTGCTGATTACGGCGGGCGTGCTGGCGCGGCAGGGCAGCCTGCACCTGCCTGGGGTGATGCTGGCCGTGGTTCTGGGGGCCATCATCGGGGACAGCACCGGCTACCTGCTGGGGCGGCGGTATGGCCCCGGCGTCTTCAGCCGCCAGGACAGCCGCTTCTTTCGCCCGGAGTACGTGACGCGCACCCAGGGCTTTTTTGGACGGTATGGCGGCCTGGCGCTGATGCTGGCCCGGTTCGTGCCGGTGGTCCGCACTGTGGCCCCCACGATGGCGGGGGTGGGCGGGCTGCCCTACCTCCGCTTCCTGACCTTCAGCGTGCTGGGGGCGCTGCTGTGGGGGGTCAGCGTGCCGCTGCTGGGCTACTGGCTGGGCAGCCTGATTCCCCACCTCGACCGCTACATCCTGCTGGTGGTCGGCGCGGTGGTGCTGCTGAGCCTGATCCCGGTGGGCCTGCAACTGTACCGGGCCACCCGCCGCAGCGTGTAG
- a CDS encoding DedA family protein yields MNLHAWLTGLDPAWLNAATFGLLTLEGAGIPGIPGIVPMLAQSALIDAGRTTLAAALFWGTLGNWLGSLLGYAAGRWGERWLPPRWRAAVQNQRNLDLLARWGAPLVLVSRTVGSLRTPVTLGAGLTRFPFGAYLLLSLLGALLHVGVWQTLLWRFGPALLPHLERVGIDAFAAVVVVVALWLLWRGLRRRAPLS; encoded by the coding sequence GTGAACCTGCACGCCTGGCTGACCGGGCTGGACCCCGCGTGGCTCAACGCCGCGACCTTCGGGCTGCTGACGCTGGAGGGGGCGGGGATTCCCGGCATTCCCGGCATCGTGCCGATGCTGGCGCAGTCGGCGCTGATCGACGCGGGGCGCACCACCCTGGCGGCGGCCCTTTTCTGGGGGACTCTGGGCAACTGGCTGGGCAGCCTGCTGGGGTACGCGGCGGGGCGCTGGGGCGAACGCTGGCTCCCGCCGCGCTGGCGGGCGGCCGTGCAGAATCAGCGGAACCTGGACCTGCTGGCCCGCTGGGGCGCGCCGCTGGTTCTGGTCAGCCGCACAGTCGGCAGCCTGCGCACCCCCGTCACCCTGGGCGCGGGCCTGACCCGCTTTCCCTTCGGGGCCTACCTGCTGCTGAGCCTGCTGGGGGCGCTGCTGCATGTCGGCGTGTGGCAGACGCTGCTGTGGCGCTTCGGCCCGGCGCTGCTGCCCCACCTCGAACGGGTGGGCATCGATGCCTTTGCCGCGGTCGTCGTGGTCGTGGCCCTGTGGTTGCTGTGGCGCGGGCTGCGCCGCCGCGCGCCGCTGTCCTGA
- a CDS encoding polysaccharide deacetylase family protein translates to MCRPALLLTAALSVVGAAHAATSLPAPLPPVTPPGQVQPLAPGTRAAPVLPTLHLTPAIPEVRKVEVLGNGFIQAAHALVLVPSQEVSPQRALVLAVQSVQGAYRADPTLAEVDVSVYRAETYRGFGGPLPVLTLSVPRARLKTFQSEVAADTYDRVWTPQNMELPEPPGTPVQALERLPVFVGTQAELLKQRLEQSLAQAGGGVRGGLLFKGNPAQRQVALTFDDVPHPLYFPLVLDLLRRENAHATFFIIGRNAQAYPYFIRDLVQGGHELGNHTYHHVRLPHLTDAQIRAELQSTNALLTRLTGQPVRFFRPPGGEYSQRVLDIARSLGLTTVFWTDDPGDFQNPGVETVEARFTRHLRPGGIILLHDNAPDGLKALPDLLKVAREKGYGVVPAGALVR, encoded by the coding sequence ATGTGCCGTCCCGCCCTGCTGCTGACCGCCGCCCTGAGTGTTGTGGGGGCTGCCCACGCGGCCACCAGCCTGCCTGCCCCTCTGCCGCCCGTCACGCCGCCCGGACAGGTGCAGCCGCTGGCACCCGGCACCCGCGCCGCCCCGGTTCTCCCCACCCTGCACCTCACCCCCGCCATTCCCGAGGTGAGGAAGGTGGAGGTGCTGGGCAACGGCTTTATCCAGGCAGCGCATGCCCTGGTCCTGGTTCCGTCACAGGAGGTCTCCCCGCAGCGTGCCCTGGTCCTGGCCGTCCAGAGCGTGCAGGGGGCCTACCGCGCCGACCCCACGCTCGCGGAGGTGGATGTCAGCGTGTACCGCGCGGAGACCTACCGGGGCTTCGGCGGGCCGCTCCCCGTGCTGACCCTCTCGGTGCCGCGTGCGCGCCTGAAGACCTTCCAGAGCGAGGTGGCCGCCGACACCTATGACCGCGTCTGGACCCCACAGAATATGGAACTGCCCGAACCGCCCGGCACGCCCGTGCAGGCGCTGGAGCGGCTGCCCGTCTTCGTGGGCACGCAGGCGGAACTGCTGAAGCAGCGGCTGGAGCAGAGTCTGGCCCAGGCGGGCGGCGGCGTGCGGGGCGGGCTGCTGTTCAAGGGGAACCCTGCACAGCGGCAGGTGGCGCTCACCTTCGACGACGTGCCGCACCCGCTGTACTTTCCGCTGGTGCTCGACCTGCTGCGGCGCGAGAACGCCCACGCGACCTTTTTCATCATCGGGCGCAACGCGCAGGCCTACCCCTACTTCATCCGCGATCTGGTGCAGGGCGGCCACGAACTCGGCAACCACACCTACCATCATGTCCGCCTGCCCCACCTGACCGACGCGCAGATTCGCGCCGAACTCCAGTCCACCAACGCCCTGCTGACCCGCCTGACCGGCCAGCCCGTGCGGTTCTTCCGCCCGCCCGGCGGCGAGTACAGCCAGCGCGTGCTGGATATCGCCCGCAGCCTGGGCCTGACCACCGTCTTCTGGACCGACGACCCCGGCGACTTCCAGAATCCGGGGGTGGAGACGGTGGAGGCGCGCTTCACGCGGCACCTGCGCCCCGGCGGCATCATCCTGCTGCACGATAACGCGCCCGACGGGCTAAAAGCCCTGCCGGACCTGCTGAAGGTGGCGCGGGAGAAGGGGTACGGCGTGGTTCCTGCCGGGGCGCTCGTCCGGTGA
- a CDS encoding PepSY domain-containing protein, with translation MTKNTRTVLLALATTAAVGVPLAGYAFAQTNPAQTAPAQTSTAQSQNTGDNDAETQDDQTPAYRSSIQLPPEPQGAEVPDAQEEAQLRTLARITPQQATQAAQATVPGTVSSVKLEDEDGNLVYAALVGRTEVKVDAGNGRVLHQEAADTENGQEDNE, from the coding sequence ATGACCAAGAACACCCGAACCGTCCTGCTTGCCCTCGCCACCACTGCCGCCGTCGGCGTTCCGCTGGCCGGTTATGCCTTTGCCCAGACCAACCCAGCACAGACGGCTCCGGCACAGACCAGCACGGCGCAGAGCCAGAACACAGGAGACAATGACGCGGAAACGCAGGACGACCAGACCCCAGCCTACAGGAGCAGCATCCAATTGCCTCCCGAGCCGCAGGGCGCAGAAGTGCCGGATGCCCAGGAAGAAGCGCAGCTCCGCACCCTGGCCCGCATCACGCCCCAGCAGGCCACTCAAGCCGCCCAGGCCACCGTGCCCGGAACCGTCAGCAGCGTCAAGCTCGAAGACGAGGATGGCAACCTGGTCTACGCGGCCCTGGTGGGCAGGACCGAGGTGAAGGTGGACGCCGGGAATGGCCGGGTGCTGCACCAGGAGGCTGCCGACACCGAGAACGGGCAGGAGGACAACGAATAG
- a CDS encoding phosphatase PAP2 family protein: MSTLLSHRRRIHPAALLRLFLGILLPLVIVGFIAEEVLEQERIAFEAPFLLALHAHATPFLDRLALLFTTLGGVTVIAPVSALILLGLWLRRRSLALFWAVGVAGAALLDLVMKLIFHRPRPELWPRLVQENDFGFPSGHSMYSAAFVTALILLTWRTPLRWLVLVLGVLFSGAVGFSRLYLGVHYPTDVLAGWLSGLAWVLGVYSVLRPYRGLPPEGGSA; this comes from the coding sequence ATGAGCACCCTGCTGTCTCACCGCCGCCGCATCCACCCGGCAGCCCTCCTGCGCCTGTTTCTGGGCATTCTGCTGCCCCTCGTGATCGTCGGCTTTATCGCGGAAGAGGTGCTGGAGCAGGAGCGCATCGCCTTCGAGGCTCCCTTTCTGCTGGCCCTGCACGCCCACGCGACCCCGTTTCTCGACCGGCTGGCGCTGCTGTTCACCACCCTCGGCGGCGTGACGGTCATCGCCCCCGTCAGCGCCCTGATCCTGCTGGGGCTGTGGCTGAGACGGCGTTCGCTGGCCCTCTTCTGGGCGGTGGGCGTGGCGGGGGCGGCGCTTCTCGACCTGGTGATGAAGCTGATCTTTCACCGGCCCCGGCCCGAGTTGTGGCCCCGGCTGGTGCAGGAGAACGACTTCGGCTTTCCCAGCGGGCACAGCATGTACAGCGCGGCCTTCGTCACGGCACTGATCCTGCTGACCTGGCGCACGCCGCTGCGCTGGCTGGTCCTGGTGCTGGGGGTCCTTTTCAGCGGGGCGGTCGGCTTTTCGCGGCTTTACCTGGGGGTGCATTACCCTACCGATGTCCTGGCGGGCTGGCTGAGTGGGCTGGCCTGGGTGCTGGGCGTCTACAGCGTGCTGCGGCCCTACCGTGGCCTGCCCCCAGAAGGAGGTTCCGCGTGA
- a CDS encoding response regulator transcription factor, producing the protein MRLLIVEDDPHIAELLRDGLREDGYAVDHAASAGEGFALAGLFPHDLLILDVMLPEGLDAGYRLGQQLRAAGNTAPMLYLTARGTVEDRVTGLEAGGDDYLVKPFAFRELRARVRALLRRAGGYAHNTLPLSGGFMLDLTAREVYHSGARCDLTRKEYALLELLAHHPGRTFTRDEIIERLWDGEEGVEPKVIDVYVSTIRRKTEDGLIGTVRGVGYRLGAVP; encoded by the coding sequence GTGAGACTGCTGATTGTCGAGGACGACCCGCACATCGCGGAACTGCTGCGCGACGGCCTGCGCGAGGACGGCTACGCGGTGGACCACGCCGCCAGTGCCGGGGAAGGCTTCGCGCTGGCGGGGCTGTTCCCGCACGACCTCCTGATTCTGGACGTGATGCTGCCCGAGGGGCTGGACGCGGGCTACCGGCTGGGTCAGCAACTGCGGGCGGCGGGCAATACGGCCCCCATGCTGTATCTCACTGCTCGCGGCACCGTGGAGGACCGCGTGACCGGACTGGAAGCGGGCGGGGACGACTACCTCGTCAAGCCCTTCGCCTTCAGGGAGCTGCGTGCCCGCGTGCGCGCCCTGCTGCGCCGCGCGGGGGGATACGCGCATAACACTCTTCCCCTTAGCGGCGGCTTCATGCTGGACCTCACGGCGAGGGAGGTCTACCACAGCGGCGCGCGCTGTGACCTGACGCGCAAGGAATACGCCTTGCTGGAACTGCTGGCGCACCATCCGGGCCGGACCTTTACCCGCGACGAGATCATCGAGCGGCTCTGGGATGGCGAGGAGGGGGTGGAACCCAAGGTGATCGACGTGTACGTCAGCACCATCCGCCGCAAGACGGAAGACGGCCTGATCGGGACCGTGCGCGGCGTGGGCTACCGCCTGGGGGCTGTCCCTTGA
- a CDS encoding sensor histidine kinase, translating to MKLPPASLRLKLTLGYALVFILASVLGAVLIYLVASTQLTRSLDATLEETAAVALGNIEREAGALRFAAGLNVRSELALELLNARGQVTAQAGGHEHLTPGLPRPGFQTVEDWRVYSVPLEGGGWLRVMRPTDLLSGLLETLARVLVGAALLMIVLSCLGGYLLADRALKPIDQVALAAASIARRGAYRERVPVAPGGDELTRLSTTVNAMLGSLEGTIEQEKQFARMAAHELRTPLTTLAGRVELLLDRPRDGDAYRAGLLQLQERIGALRALSEGLLSLARTDAPPTLEPVELAGTVLAVAEDLRPEFRAAGKTLHLDVEEGWAQAEPEGVRQATVNLLQNALKYGGPQVTLRVRPGELSVADDGPGPAREDWPRLLRPLERGPGVQGLAGSGLGLAVVAALARRWGAELRPEWAQPGFTVTLHFPGVNG from the coding sequence TTGAAGCTCCCGCCCGCCAGCCTGCGCCTGAAACTCACGCTGGGCTACGCGCTGGTGTTCATCCTGGCGAGCGTGCTGGGGGCCGTGCTGATCTACCTGGTGGCCTCCACCCAGCTCACCCGCTCGCTGGACGCGACGCTGGAGGAAACGGCAGCGGTGGCCCTGGGCAACATCGAGCGCGAGGCCGGGGCACTGCGCTTCGCCGCTGGCCTCAACGTCCGCAGTGAACTCGCGCTGGAGTTGCTGAACGCGCGGGGGCAGGTGACGGCGCAGGCGGGCGGGCACGAACACCTGACACCGGGCCTGCCCCGGCCGGGCTTTCAGACGGTGGAGGACTGGCGGGTGTACAGCGTGCCGCTCGAAGGGGGCGGCTGGCTGCGGGTGATGCGGCCCACCGACCTGCTCAGCGGCCTGCTGGAGACGCTGGCGCGCGTGCTGGTCGGCGCGGCCCTGCTGATGATCGTGCTGTCGTGTCTGGGCGGTTACCTGCTGGCAGACCGGGCGCTGAAGCCCATCGACCAGGTGGCGCTGGCCGCCGCGAGCATCGCCCGGCGCGGGGCGTACCGGGAGCGGGTGCCCGTCGCGCCCGGCGGCGATGAACTCACCCGGCTCTCCACTACTGTGAACGCGATGCTGGGCAGCCTGGAAGGCACCATCGAGCAGGAAAAGCAGTTCGCTAGGATGGCCGCCCACGAGCTGCGGACCCCCCTCACCACCCTGGCCGGGCGGGTGGAATTGCTGCTGGACCGGCCCCGCGATGGGGACGCCTACCGGGCCGGACTGCTCCAGCTTCAGGAGCGTATCGGGGCGCTGCGGGCGCTCAGCGAGGGCCTGCTCAGCCTCGCCCGGACGGACGCCCCGCCCACGCTGGAGCCGGTGGAACTCGCCGGGACGGTGCTGGCCGTGGCCGAGGACCTGCGGCCCGAGTTCCGCGCCGCGGGCAAGACCCTGCATCTGGACGTGGAGGAGGGCTGGGCGCAGGCCGAGCCGGAGGGCGTCCGACAGGCGACGGTGAATCTGCTCCAGAACGCGCTGAAGTACGGCGGGCCGCAGGTCACGCTACGGGTGCGGCCCGGGGAGCTGAGTGTGGCAGATGACGGCCCCGGACCCGCCCGCGAGGACTGGCCCCGGCTCCTGCGGCCCCTGGAGCGCGGGCCTGGGGTGCAGGGCCTGGCCGGCAGCGGGCTGGGCCTGGCTGTCGTCGCCGCACTCGCCCGGCGCTGGGGGGCAGAATTGCGGCCGGAGTGGGCGCAGCCGGGCTTCACCGTCACGCTGCATTTCCCAGGGGTAAACGGATGA
- a CDS encoding FAD-binding dehydrogenase, producing MPTPDADVIVVGAGLAGLVAAAELADAGRRVLLLDQEGEQNLGGQAYWSFGGLFFVDSPEQRRLGIRDSLELARRDWLTTARFDRPEDHWPRRWAEAYLDFAAGEKRAWLHGQGMRWFPAVGWAERGGAGAGLPGNSVPRFHVTWGTGPGVLEPFERRVREHERSGHIQFRFRHRVRGLNVTNGAVHGVHGDLLEASDVARGEASSRVVVGDFSLNAAAVLVTSGGIGGNHALVRQYWPTPRLGPAPAFMLSGVPKYVDGLLQQAVRSAGASLINPDRMWHYTEGIRNWNPIWPNHGIRILPGPSSLWLDPTGKRLPFPHIPGGSTLDTLRHITTHGYPYTWFLLNRAVIKKEFALSGSEQNPDLTGKNLLLTLRRAGKDVQAPVQAFMDNGADFVVRDNLRDLVAGMNELTGESLVDYATVEREVRDRDLQTRNVPGKDPQLAIVRGARNILSERLIRVAKPAPLLDPADGPLIAVKLHILTRKSLGGLETDLQGRVLGEGGQPMPGLYAAGEVAGFGGGGVHGYRALEGTFLGGCLFSGRTAGRAIASTVK from the coding sequence ATGCCGACACCGGATGCGGATGTGATCGTCGTGGGGGCGGGCCTGGCCGGACTGGTGGCCGCCGCCGAACTCGCGGATGCGGGCAGGCGCGTGCTGCTGCTCGACCAGGAAGGCGAGCAGAACCTGGGCGGGCAGGCGTACTGGTCCTTCGGGGGCCTGTTTTTTGTGGACTCGCCTGAGCAGCGCCGGCTCGGCATCCGCGATTCGCTGGAGCTGGCGCGGCGCGACTGGCTCACCACCGCCCGCTTCGACCGCCCCGAGGACCACTGGCCCCGGCGGTGGGCCGAGGCGTATCTGGACTTTGCCGCCGGGGAAAAGCGGGCGTGGCTGCACGGGCAGGGGATGCGCTGGTTTCCCGCGGTGGGCTGGGCCGAACGGGGCGGGGCGGGCGCGGGGCTGCCGGGCAACAGCGTGCCGCGCTTCCATGTCACCTGGGGCACCGGGCCGGGCGTTCTCGAACCCTTCGAACGCCGCGTCCGCGAACACGAGCGCAGCGGCCACATCCAGTTTCGCTTCCGCCACCGGGTGCGCGGCCTGAACGTCACGAACGGGGCCGTTCACGGCGTTCACGGGGACCTCCTCGAAGCGTCCGACGTGGCACGGGGTGAGGCCAGTTCGCGCGTCGTGGTGGGCGACTTCAGCCTGAACGCGGCGGCCGTCCTCGTCACCTCAGGCGGGATCGGGGGCAACCACGCGCTCGTCCGCCAGTACTGGCCCACCCCACGGCTGGGACCTGCGCCCGCCTTCATGCTGTCGGGCGTGCCGAAGTACGTGGACGGCCTGCTGCAACAGGCGGTGCGGAGCGCCGGGGCCAGCCTGATCAACCCCGACCGGATGTGGCACTACACCGAGGGCATCCGCAACTGGAATCCTATCTGGCCGAACCACGGCATCCGCATCCTCCCTGGCCCCAGCAGCCTGTGGCTCGACCCCACCGGGAAGCGTCTGCCCTTTCCCCACATCCCCGGTGGCAGCACGCTGGACACGCTGCGGCACATCACCACGCACGGCTACCCCTACACCTGGTTCCTGCTCAACCGCGCCGTCATCAAGAAGGAGTTCGCCCTCTCGGGCAGCGAGCAGAACCCCGACCTGACCGGCAAGAACCTGCTCCTCACCCTCAGGCGCGCGGGGAAAGATGTGCAGGCCCCGGTCCAGGCTTTCATGGACAACGGCGCGGATTTCGTGGTGCGGGACAACCTGCGCGACCTGGTAGCCGGCATGAACGAACTCACCGGCGAGAGCCTCGTGGACTACGCCACAGTGGAGCGCGAGGTGCGCGACCGTGACCTCCAGACCCGCAACGTCCCGGGCAAGGACCCGCAGCTCGCCATTGTCCGGGGCGCGCGGAACATCCTCAGCGAGCGGCTGATCCGGGTGGCGAAACCTGCCCCCCTCCTCGACCCGGCGGACGGTCCCCTGATAGCCGTGAAGCTCCATATCCTGACGCGCAAGTCGCTGGGCGGCCTGGAAACCGACTTGCAGGGGCGCGTGCTGGGCGAAGGCGGCCAGCCCATGCCCGGCCTGTACGCTGCGGGGGAGGTGGCGGGCTTCGGCGGGGGCGGCGTTCACGGCTACCGCGCCCTGGAAGGCACCTTCCTGGGGGGCTGCCTCTTCAGCGGTCGAACTGCCGGACGTGCCATCGCCTCCACAGTGAAGTGA